From a region of the Daphnia pulicaria isolate SC F1-1A chromosome 1, SC_F0-13Bv2, whole genome shotgun sequence genome:
- the LOC124320293 gene encoding sodium-coupled monocarboxylate transporter 1-like, producing MSNNDTINYNADQLFGWADYLVFVAMLVISAIIGIYYACFGAKQNTTSEFLMAGRNMGTFPVAMSLIASFMSAITLLGTPAEVYQFGTMYWLIVLAFFLVVPATNYLYMPIFYQLQVTSAYEYLEVRFNKLVRCLGSATFTVQMSLYMAVVVYAPALALSQVTGIHVYISVTAIFAVCIFYTVVGGMKAVMWTDTVQVIIMFISMAVVVFKGDVDKGGSAAVWAANQATDRVEFGDFDPSPAKRHSVWSLIVGGYFTWVTIYGVNQSQVQRYLTVANIRQARNAVWINLVGLVALISLCCYAGMVIFARYEDCDLLGAGLVSKPDQLFPRFVMDTLGNYPGVPGLFVAGIFSGALSTVSSGLNSLAAICLEDFVRPFCGRGMSDAQATNVSKFIALGFGALCFGLVFVAAQLGNVLEAALSIFGILGGPLLGVFTLGMFFPWANAIGAAAGLLSSLSLMLWIGIGTQVAKAQGYLTVPRKPVSFEGCPPFNRTNFTSFTTTELTTMDWETTTSMPLEDEAYEPLGLYKLSYMWYSACGCLTVIVVGLIVSAITGLQDPRKLNPSLICNTGKNMYWFLPKRAKEFLRFHVGDDYVPEIKTKPEEKVGEINVAFSSSNPDDFQTISSIKRRSSDKDTE from the exons ATGTCAAACAACGACACCATCAACTACAATGCGGATCAGTTGTTCGGCTGGGCGGATTACCTCGTATTTGTCGCCATGTTAGTCATTTCGGCTATAATCGGTATCTACTATGCATG CTTCGGAGCTAAACAAAACACAACTAGTGAATTTCTTATGGCCGGAAGGAACATGGGAACTTTCCCTGTTGCCATGTCTCTTATTGCGAG TTTCATGTCAGCCATCACGCTGCTGGGAACTCCTGCCGAAGTTTACCAATTCGGGACCATGTATTGGCTAATAGTGctggctttttttcttgtcgttCCGGCCACCAACTACTTGTACATGCCAATCTTCTACCAACTTCAAGTCACATCCGCTTACGAG TACCTTGAAGTCCGATTCAACAAACTTGTCCGGTGCCTAGGGTCGGCAACATTCACCGTTCAGATG AGTCTTTACATGGCCGTAGTTGTGTACGCACCCGCTCTGGCTCTCAGTCAAG tGACTGGTATTCACGTCTACATCTCGGTCACGGCTATTTTCGCTGTTTGCATTTTCTACACTGTGGTC GGGGGGATGAAGGCAGTCATGTGGACTGATACCGTTCAAGTTATTATCATGTTCATTTCGATGGCTGTG GTGGTATTTAAAGGGGACGTTGACAAAGGTGGTAGTGCAGCTGTGTGGGCCGCAAACCAAGCTACAGACAGAGTGGAATTTGGAGA TTTTGACCCGAGTCCCGCAAAAAGACATTCTGTCTGGTCGCTAATCGTCGGGGGTTACTTCACG TGGGTGACTATTTACGGAGTGAACCAATCGCAAGTGCAGCGGTACTTGACAGTAGCTAACATCCGACAGGCTAGAAA CGCTGTTTGGATCAACTTGGTCGGGTTGGTCGCCCTCATCTCGCTGTGTTGTTATGCTGGCATGGTAATCTTTGCACGATACGAAGATTGCGACCTTCTTGGTGCTGGG CTTGTTTCTAAACCGGATCAGTTATTTCCACGGTTCGTTATGGACACACTCGGAAACTATCCCGGAGTTCCAGGATTATTTGTGGCCGGAATTTTTAGCGGTGCTTTAAG TACGGTTTCAAGCGGTTTGAACTCGTTGGCTGCCATCTGTTTGGAGGATTTCGTCCGACCCTTCTGCGGACGAGGAATGAGCGATGCCCAGGCCACTAACGTTTCCAAATTCATTGCATTGGGTTTCGGTGCCTTGTGCTTCGGGTTGGTCTTTGTAGCTGCCCAGCTGGGTAACGTCCTTGAA GCCGCACTGAGCATCTTTGGAATTCTCGGGGGACCACTTCTCGGTGTTTTCACGTTGGGAATGTTCTTCCCTTGGGCCAACGCTATC GGAGCTGCGGCTGGCCTCTTGAGCAGCCTCTCTCTGATGTTATGGATCGGTATAGGGACGCAAGTAGCTAAAGCACAAGGTTACCTAACAGTTCCACGCAAGCCTGTCAGCTTCGAAGGGTGCCCGCCCTTCAATAGAACCAATTTTACCAGTTTTACGACGACAGAATTGACTACAATGGACTGGGAAACAACTACCTCAATGCCTCT GGAAGATGAAGCCTACGAACCACTGGGTTTGTACAAGCTTTCGTACATGTGGTACTCCGCTTGCGGATGCCTTACTGTAATTGTGGTTGGCTTGATCGTGAGTGCCATCACAGGATTACAAGACCCTCGAAAACTAAATCCGTCACTTATCTGCAATACTGGCAAAAACATGTACTGGTTCCTACCTAAAAGAGCCAAAGAG TTTTTACGATTCCACGTTGGCGACGATTAC GTTCCTGAAATCAAAACGAAACCTGAGGAAAAAGTAGGTGAAATCAATGTAGCTTTCTCTTCCAGCAATCCCGATGATTTCCAAACAATAAGCAGCATTAAAAGGAGATCGTCGGATAAAGACACAGAATAA
- the LOC124320223 gene encoding thyroid adenoma-associated protein homolog: MDTNLQENFNHHTTVAKALSHDVQSEAFYGTIRALLTTIQISRRKDFKLTEPPDLLSITEGLVRNANLTIDLAIVAGKVNCLTKVYIQHNPVAVEDLMAQSSQITETIPKMCFLFGIIDCLPTDRCEVTVITIAEEICQLLKNFSATYFHQMKLLLAWLQYIRSIVPFIPHTNPVRAQFLLPQSVMMDIINLHWETTQVQNLPEQCLATICDIWRIAQPTSQYADIVAKMALTNLTWKSRTKYLILATVLPFTNFKEILCEYPDTIYAITTSLDSNILLAAGTSLFKAFTKKLTPDEWEDYCQSVLLDALNHSNRNTHLNAAHYWLPCLIHTSPVVLIELKQRLLKSDNFNWLAYISLLKLMDHLDDRDRLLTYRALNHSEEEVRAAAFGILLHTNKKTEVIRAEDWDLMNNFLLNNLRSDNPQFRLKLLSTTRLFLIRLLESCLSRIKGNCPLDEDIENLRKLHDQLLEGLTPLSSYQKKVTSLGVLRYIQQLFGNSDAQADSLAKGASLSKRHQLIQLAGDRWDFTGKIPLDHYTICLMDEVIDVRHKAADILRDFFPCPPSSYLQLLYRQGLEMCDSAKFQRSECGAAVIQMISHWSPTSQDIEPKLTLDFLMGEIQKRFHQLKLDWMSGAAQQPVHGFVGALVKVLQLPHHSHSVTSYTSLIELSQTISCYMLDMLASKSTGSPDVAPSFEEMSQSIDDIVRRNNSTNMNDTIAISVQQQLVLACAWLNLKESGYLAVQVATLLLKDERLPQEERIHQIDQCAQVVYQILIRCRHKGAIEAAGDAMGLLCRKLFASQEEAIRTIPGKILTNFLQRLENSKLGASITRRSAGLAFLVSKIVSSQAEKSSPDSLLVVATKRLINVAQRPVDMNERQDDVCDLPQSVAMHLLKSLVHDASLSVGLQPELMEPIVKLSVDSFAHPHWSVRNAALQLHGAVIPRLIGASSKTTAEIFHKLPGLESFFLEKLAEQPEDQQLVSGGLIPSLSILSRLSPDYGNEARNSLFVSKLMALLGHPVVQVRQLAAQSLLAFVSLFKTKWITMQLCEDAMVLVTQKSSEIPLHFCVIGSSTTNSLHGCLLAVFEFLSRCRDIALSVEDWEMIREAVSALVPVENDHRSYYIKSAILKLFQMLPSMAGDVDFFKPYREELVRKLYYNQPGFCDWLRLKTELIVNKISLNCMLPAIEHFLPIHNGTDVVEMALRGLKNRLARLSSSSVLANTVTCFVTYYISHWQLYPSLVPACLEFVLARGATCLLESDTSLQANLDFLLGTFIETRQLGSAVALSAIPTASAVIKETIEKSLPVDNLDSVIFRLSRCLLDASQPEEAPPFRAAAAASLKMTGRLLVERTYKTAETSRNLFLLILNLIQDEEKDIRGDTAFFLTDLVSSLNSTSPENPRMFQMSPTCCLEEFALHIHHWFPKQHIVPVIFDLLKNCDPVEIDEIQQPLYDREPRNFFQEETESVRFLVKVVKSLASAMECDDNHPFQLNVDVEHTFEEAHQCLDRVRPNLSFSAEANEWLFTQSAESYSVLIRLNARLSIIGLCCPSWETDHRFLELKSLIERMTHRCVS; encoded by the exons ATGGATACAAACCTACAAGAGAATTTTAATCATCATACTACAGTGGCAAAAGCACTTTCTCATGATGTTCAATCAGAAGCCTTTTACGGCACAATTAGG GCTCTTCTTACAACAATTCAAATATcgagaagaaaagattttaagTTAACAGAGCCCCCTGatcttttgtcaataactgaaGGACTGGTTAGAAATGCAAACCTTACAATAGACCTTGCCATAGTTGCTGGGAAAGTAAACTGCTTGACAAAAGTATACATCCAGCATAATCCTGTGGCAGTAGAGGATTTGATGGCTCAGTCTTCACAAATTACAGAGACTATTCCAAAAATGTGCTTCCTGTTCGGCATAATTGATTGTCTACCAACTGACAGATGTGAAGTGACTGTAATTACCATCGCAGAAGAAATCTGTCAACTCCTGAAAAATTTCAGTGCAACATATTTCCATCAGATGAAACTCCTGCTTGCTTGGCTTCAATATATCCGAAGTATTGTGCCCTTTATTCCCCATACAAATCCTGTTCGTGCCCAATTCCTCCTGCCTCAAAGTGTGATGATGGACATCATCAATCTTCATTGGGAGACAACTCAAGTGCAAAATTTACCAGAGCAATGCCTAGCGACAATCTGCGATATATGGCGTATCGCCCAGCCAACATCGCAGTACGCCGATATCGTGGCTAAGATGGCGTTGACCAACTTGACGTGGAAATCAAGGACAAAATACCTTATCTTGGCAACCGTACTGCCTTTCACCAACTTCAAGGAAATTTTGTGCGAGTACCCCGACACCATTTACGCTATAACGACCAGTCTTGATTCAAATATTCTCTTGGCAGCTGGAACCTCTCTCTTCAAAGctttcacaaaaaaattgactcCTGACGAGTGGGAAGACTACTGCCAAAGTGTACTGCTCGATGCATTGAACCACTCGAACCGAAACACCCATTTAAATGCCGCCCATTACTGGCTTCCGTGCTTGATTCACACCTCGCCTGTGGTTCTGATCGAACTGAAACAACGCCTCCTAAAATCTGATAACTTCAATTGGCTAGCCTACATATCGCTATTGAAGTTGATGGATCATCTAGATGACAGAGATAGACTACTTACTTATAGAGCCTTGAATCATAGCGAAGAAGAAGTAAGAGCAGCTGCATTTGGAATCCTACTTCATACGAATAAGAAGACAGAAGTCATCCGCGCCGAAGATTGGGATTTGATGAACAACTTCTTGCTCAACAATCTCCGATCTGACAATCCGCAATTTAGATTGAAATTGCTGTCCACCACACGGCTTTTCTTGATTCGCCTATTGGAGTCTTGTCTTAGCAGGATCAAAGGCAATTGTCCTTTAGATGAagatattgaaaatttgaGGAAGCTTCATGACCAACTACTTGAGGGTTTGACTCCTTTATCCAGCTATCAGAAGAAAGTTACTTCATTAGGTGTCCTTCGCTACATCCAGCAGTTGTTTGGCAATAGTGATGCTCAGGCAGACAGTCTAGCTAAAGGGGCTTCATTATCGAAACGTCATCAGTTGATCCAGCTAGCCGGAGATCGCTGGGATTTTACTGGAAAAATACCTCTAGACCATTACACCATCTGCTTAATGGATGAGGTGATTGACGTCCGCCATAAAGCAGCGGATATTCTGCGGGACTTTTTCCCGTGCCCACCTTCCAGTTATTTACAGTTGCTTTACCGCCAAGGATTAGAGATGTGCGATAGTGCCAAATTCCAGCGGAGTGAATGCGGTGCTGCCGTAATTCAAATGATTAGTCATTGGTCACCTACAAGCCAGGATATCGAACCAAAATTAACGTTAGACTTTCTGATGGGGGAGATTCAAAAACGGTTTCATCAACTTAAGTTAGACTGGATGTCCGGAGCAGCTCAACAACCTGTTCATGGTTTCGTTGGCGCTCTGGTCAAAGTTCTTCAGCTTCCACACCATTCACACTCGGTGACATCCTACACAAGTTTGATTGAACTAAGTCAAACGATAAGTTGTTATATGCTGGACATGTTAGCCAGCAAATCAACTGGAAGTCCAG ATGTGGCGCCATCGTTCGAGGAGATGAGTCAATCCATTGACGATATTGTTCGCCGAAATAATTCGACGAACATGAATGATACGATAGCCATCAGTGTTCAGCAACAGCTGGTCTTGGCCTGCGCCTGGCTTAACTTGAAG GAATCGGGTTATTTGGCTGTTCAAGTTGCCACTTTGCTGCTAAAGGACGAGCGACTGCCCCAAGAAGAACGGATCCACCAGATTGATCAGTGCGCCCAAGTAGTGTATCAAATTCTCATCCGTTGTCGCCATAAAGGCGCTATTGAAGCAGCCGGCGATGCTATGGGCTTACTGTGTAGAAAATTGTTTGCCAGTCAAGAGGAAGCAATCAGAACCATTCCTGGAAAGATATTGACCAATTTTCTACAACGGCTCGAAAATTCAAAGTTGGGGGCATCCATCACTCGCCGCTCGGCTGGGCTAGCTTTTTTGGTTAGCAAGATTGTAAGCAGTCAAGCAGAAAAGTCTTCACCG GATTCATTACTCGTAGTGGCAACTAAAAGATTGATTAACGTTGCCCAGCGCCCAGTTGATATGAATGAACGACAAGATGATGTCTGTGATTTGCCCCAGTCAGTGGCCATGCATTTACTTAAGTCGCTGGTTCACGATGCTTCGCTTAGTGTTGGATTACAGCCCGAATTGATGGAGCCCATCGTCAAGTTGAGCGTCGACTCTTTTGCGCATCCGCACTGGTCCGTTCGCAATGCCGCTTTACAGTTACACGGAGCCGTTATTCCGCGATTGATTGGTGCATCTAGCAAGACGACGGCAGAGATCTTTCACAAACTTCCAGGATTAGAGTCATTCTTCCTTGAAAAGTTAGCCGAACAACCCGAAGATCAACAACTAGTTAGCGGTGGTCTTATTCCAAGTCTCAGCATTTTAAGTCGCCTTTCGCCCGACTATGGAAACGAAGCCCGAAATTCCCTTTTCGTTTCCAAACTCATGGCATTACTTGGCCATCCAGTTGTTCAGGTCCGGCAATTGGCTGCACAAAGCCTGTTGGCGTTTGTCTCGCTCTTCAAAACCAAATGGATCACGATGCAACTTTGCGAAGATGCTATGGTCTTGGTAACGCAAAAGAGTTCCGAAATACCACTGCATTTCTGTGTCATCGGATCCTCCACTACAAACAGCCTCCACGGATGCCTATTGGCTGTGTTCGAATTTTTAAGTCGCTGTCGTGACATCGCACTTAGCGTCGAAGACTGGGAGATGATTCGCGAGGCAGTTTCGGCACTTGTTCCCGTGGAGAATGACCATCGCAGTTATTACATCAAATCTGCCATTTTGAAGCTTTTCCAAATGCTGCCGAGCATGGCTGGGGACGTGGATTTTTTCAAACCCTACAGAGAGGAATTGGTTCGCAAGCTGTACTACAATCAACCCGGTTTTTGCGACTGGCTGAGGCTGAAAACGGAACTAATCGTCAATAAAATTTCACTCAACTGCATGCTGCCTGCCATCGAACACTTTCTACCCATCCATAACG GAACGGATGTAGTGGAGATGGCCCTGAGAGGTCTTAAAAATCGATTGGCTCGCTTGTCGAGTTCCAGTGTTTTGGCCAATACCGTAACTTGTTTCGTTACGTACTACATCAGCCATTGGCAGTTGTACCCTAGTCTGGTACCTGCCTGTCTCGAATTCGTTCTGGCTCGAGGAGCTACTTGTCTGTTGGAAAGTGATACATCGCTTCAAGCGAACCTTGATTTCCTGTTGGGCACATTCATCGAAACAAGGCAATTAGGTTCTGCCGTGGCTCTATCAGCGATCCCAACAGCGTCTGCTGTCATCAAAGAAACAATAGAGAAGAGCCTTCCGGTTGACAATTTAGACAGTGTCATTTTTCGACTAAGTCGCTGTTTGTTGGACGCTTCACAACCAGAAGAAGCGCCACCGTTCCGTGCCGCGGCTGCTGCCAGTCTCAAAATGACGGGAAGGCTATTAGTAGAAAGGACGTATAAAACGGCGGAAACCAGTCGAAATCTTTTCCTCCTTATTTTGAATCTTATTCAAGATGAGGAAAAAGACATTCGAGGAGATACAGCTTTCTTTTTGACGGATCTAGTCTCCTCACTAAACAGTACTTCCCCAGAAAATCCGCGCATGTTTCAGATGAGTCCTACTTGCTGCCTTGAAGAATTTGCTCTTCACATTCACCACTGGTTTCCTAAGCAACACATTGTTCCAGTCATATTTGATTTGTTGAAAAACTGTGATCCGgttgaaattgatgaaattCAACAGCCCTTGTATGATCGGGAACcccgaaattttttccaagagGAGACGGAATCGGTCCGATTCCTCGTCAAAGTGGTCAAGTCATTGGCCAGTGCTATGGAATGTGATGATAACCATCCCTTCCAGTTGAATGTTGACGTTGAACACACTTTTGAAGAAGCCCACCAATGCCTTGATCGCGTCAGACCCAATCTGTCGTTCAGCGCAGAAGCAAATGAATGGCTTTTTACTCAATCAGCAGAAAGTTATTCAGTTCTTATTCGACTCAATGCCCGCTTATCTATTATAGGTTTATGCTGTCCATCTTGGGAGACTGACCACCGTTTTCTGGAGCTCAAAAGCTTAATTGAACGAATGACTCATCGCTGCgtttcgtga